The Streptomyces sp. R28 region ACGGCGAGGCGTTGATCAGCGCCACGCCGTCCTCGTAGGTCTCGGCGCGCAGCACGCACAGCACCGGGCCGAAGATCTCGTCCTGGTACGCCTTCGCGCTGGTCGGGACCTTGTCGAGGAGCGAGATGCCGATCCAGTGGCCGTCCTCGAAGCCGTCGACCGTGTAGCCGGTGCCGTCGAGGATCACCTCGGCACCCTCGGCCGCCGCGCCCGAGACGTAGGAGGCCACCTTGTCGCGGTGCGCGGCGGTGATCAGCGGGCCCATCTCGGAGGTCGGGTCGTTGCCGGGGCCGATCTTGATCTTCTCGGCGCGCTCACGGATCTTCTCCACCAGCTCGTCGCCGATCGCGCCGACCGCGACGACGGCGGAGATGGCCATGCAGCGCTCGCCCGCGGAGCCGTAGGCGGCCGATACGGCGGCGTCGGCGGCCGCGTCCAGGTCGGCGTCCGGCAGGACCAGCATGTGGTTCTTGGCGCCGCCGAGGGCCTGGACGCGCTTGTGGTTGGCGGAGGCGGTGGTGTGGATGTAGCGGGCGATCGGCGTCGAGCCGACGAACGACACCGCCTTGACGTCGGGGTGCTCCAGGAGGCGGTCGACGGCCACCTTGTCACCGTGGACGACGTTGAAGACACCGTCCGGCAGACCGGCCTCCGCCAGCAGCTCGGCGATCTTGATCGCCGCCGACGGGTCCTTCTCGCTCGGCTTCAGCACGAAGGTGTTGCCGCAGGCGATGGCCATCGGGAACATCCACATCGGGACCATCGCCGGGAAGTTGAACGGCGTGATGCCCGCGACGACACCCAGCGGCTGCCGGATCGACGAGACGTCCACCCGGCTCGCGACCTGCGTCGACAGCTCGCCCTTCAGCTGCACGCTGATGCCACAGGCGAGGTCGACGATCTCCAGACCGCGCGCCACCTCACCGAGGGCGTCGGAGTGCACCTTGCCGTGCTCGGCGGTGATCAGCTCGGCGATCGCGTCCCGGTTGGCGTCCAGCAGCGCGCGGAACTTGAACAGGATCGAGGTGCGCTGGGCCAGCGACGACTGGCCCCAGGTCACGTAGGCCTCCTTGGCCGCCGCGACCGCCGCGTCCACCTCGTCGACCGAGGCGAACGCGACCTTCGTGGTGACCGCGCCGGTAGCCGGGTCGGTGACCGGCCCGAACGTGCCCGACGCGCCTTCGGCGGTCTTGCCGCCGATCCAGTGGTTGACGATCTTCGTCATGCCCAGATACTCCCTCACAGATGACGGCGTCGGGTCGAGACGTGCCGTTCGTACAGCTCACGTGCCTTGACCGCCGACGGTCGGGTCGCGGTCTCGGCCACAGGAACATCCCACCAGGCGTGCGCGGGCGGCGGGCCCGACACAGTGTCTGCCGTTTCGGTCTCGACGTAGACACATGTGGGTGTGTCGGCCGCGCGGGCCTCGGCGAGCGCCTCGCGCAGGTCCCCTACGGTCTTCGCGCGCAGCACCCGCATGCCCAGGCTCGCGGCGTTGGCGGCCAGG contains the following coding sequences:
- the mmsA gene encoding CoA-acylating methylmalonate-semialdehyde dehydrogenase, whose product is MTKIVNHWIGGKTAEGASGTFGPVTDPATGAVTTKVAFASVDEVDAAVAAAKEAYVTWGQSSLAQRTSILFKFRALLDANRDAIAELITAEHGKVHSDALGEVARGLEIVDLACGISVQLKGELSTQVASRVDVSSIRQPLGVVAGITPFNFPAMVPMWMFPMAIACGNTFVLKPSEKDPSAAIKIAELLAEAGLPDGVFNVVHGDKVAVDRLLEHPDVKAVSFVGSTPIARYIHTTASANHKRVQALGGAKNHMLVLPDADLDAAADAAVSAAYGSAGERCMAISAVVAVGAIGDELVEKIRERAEKIKIGPGNDPTSEMGPLITAAHRDKVASYVSGAAAEGAEVILDGTGYTVDGFEDGHWIGISLLDKVPTSAKAYQDEIFGPVLCVLRAETYEDGVALINASPFGNGTAIFTRDGGAARRFQLEIEAGMVGVNVPIPVPVGYHSFGGWKDSLFGDHHIYGNDGTHFYTRGKVVTTRWPDPADAPSGVDLGFPRNH